Proteins found in one Paenibacillus dendritiformis genomic segment:
- a CDS encoding extracellular solute-binding protein encodes MLAALVAISLAACSQKEEGNAPPNVEENESGSGKEEALMINWLTYQYGPVDADAASKKLLEEKFNVKFNIWYLDVTQREELLGAKMAAGEFPDFMTVYNGADLAKFIDQGIAVTFTEDELNTYMPNYKKLVDKYDPQAWKYVKRNGEYMGIPSLNTDGVYGWAVAWRKDWLDKVGIAKVPETLDELKEAMRRFRYDDPDGNGQKDTYGMSKTGMQQVYGAFGIYPEFWTERDGKLVWSGITPEAKMALEVLREMKKDDVISPEWVLPNGENTGGYWAISNDFVNGKIGLSSHGAYYHWTPPNPEKSFPGGDNVKLLAETNPAAEIAYGKPVKGPNGQAGVPAPGMTGSVYMAFGKEAKDPELKHRIMQIWDAVYSDYDLFMKVKFGTIGETYEMNGLQPKMKDEYSKNEAQAKLGLHITFTPFAQPEFAEKWSKPEEREATSKLFKYEDGSIANALKAPLPSESKYYKNLVEKLQRETYAAIINGDKPLDEFDRFVEQWLKDGGEQLTKEANDWYQSLK; translated from the coding sequence GTGCTGGCCGCGCTGGTTGCCATCAGTCTGGCAGCCTGCAGCCAGAAGGAGGAGGGCAATGCGCCGCCGAACGTGGAGGAAAATGAGAGCGGCAGCGGCAAAGAGGAAGCGCTTATGATCAATTGGCTGACGTATCAATACGGTCCGGTCGATGCCGATGCAGCAAGCAAAAAGCTGCTGGAGGAGAAATTTAACGTCAAGTTCAACATTTGGTACCTCGATGTTACGCAGAGAGAAGAACTGCTTGGGGCTAAAATGGCGGCCGGCGAATTTCCCGACTTCATGACGGTGTACAACGGGGCGGATCTGGCTAAATTCATCGATCAGGGCATCGCCGTGACATTCACCGAAGATGAGCTCAACACCTATATGCCGAACTACAAAAAGCTGGTCGATAAATATGATCCGCAAGCGTGGAAGTATGTCAAGCGCAACGGCGAATATATGGGCATTCCGAGCCTGAACACCGATGGTGTATACGGCTGGGCGGTTGCCTGGAGGAAGGATTGGCTCGACAAGGTAGGCATCGCGAAGGTGCCGGAGACGCTTGACGAGCTGAAGGAAGCGATGCGCCGCTTCCGTTATGACGACCCGGACGGCAATGGGCAAAAAGACACGTACGGCATGTCCAAGACAGGCATGCAGCAGGTGTACGGCGCCTTCGGCATCTATCCGGAATTCTGGACGGAACGCGACGGCAAGCTGGTATGGAGCGGCATTACGCCGGAAGCGAAGATGGCCCTGGAAGTGCTTCGGGAGATGAAGAAGGATGACGTGATCAGCCCCGAATGGGTGCTGCCGAATGGCGAGAATACCGGCGGCTACTGGGCGATTTCGAATGATTTCGTCAACGGCAAGATCGGACTCTCCTCGCATGGGGCGTACTATCATTGGACGCCACCCAACCCGGAGAAAAGCTTTCCGGGCGGAGATAACGTGAAGCTGCTGGCCGAGACGAACCCCGCAGCTGAGATTGCTTACGGCAAGCCGGTCAAGGGTCCGAACGGACAAGCGGGCGTGCCGGCTCCGGGCATGACGGGTTCCGTCTATATGGCGTTCGGCAAGGAAGCGAAGGATCCGGAATTGAAGCACCGGATTATGCAGATCTGGGATGCGGTGTACAGCGACTATGATCTGTTCATGAAGGTGAAGTTCGGCACGATCGGCGAGACCTACGAGATGAATGGCCTCCAGCCGAAGATGAAGGACGAGTACAGCAAGAACGAAGCCCAGGCGAAGCTTGGCCTGCATATTACGTTCACGCCGTTCGCCCAGCCGGAGTTCGCCGAGAAGTGGTCGAAGCCGGAGGAGCGCGAGGCGACGAGCAAGCTGTTCAAGTATGAGGACGGCTCCATCGCCAATGCGCTCAAAGCGCCGCTGCCGTCCGAATCAAAATATTACAAAAATCTGGTCGAGAAGCTGCAGCGGGAAACGTATGCGGCGATCATTAACGGCGACAAGCCGCTTGACGAGTTCGATCGATTCGTGGAGCAGTGGCTGAAGGATGGGGGCGAGCAGTTGACCAAGGAGGCCAACGACTGGTATCAATCACTGAAGTAA